GTTCTCGGTCCGGCCGTCCAGGTAGCGCCGGGCCAGCCGTTCGACGTACTCGGGAAGCTCGTCGGCGGTCGTCTTGAGACCGCGCAGCTTGCGCCCGAACCCGGCGGTCTGGCCCTCGGCCATGCCCAGCCCGCCGCCGAGGTGCACCTGGTAGCCCTCGACCTGCTGGCCGTCCGGGCCGGTCACCAGTTGTCCCTTGAGCCCGATGTCGGCGACCTGGGTGCGAGCGCAGGCGTTCGGGCAGCCGTTGATGTGGATGGAGATGTCCGTGTCGAAGTCACGCAGCCGCTGCTCCAGGCGGGCCACCAGCTCCTCGCCGCGCGCCTTGGTCTCGACGATGGCGAGCTTGCAGTACTCGATGCCGGTGCAGGCCATGGTGCCGCGCCGCCAGCTCGACGGGTGGGCCTCCAGACCGATCCCGCGCAGCGCGGTGACCAGCGAGTCGGTCCGCTCCTGCGGGACGTCGAGAACGAGCAGTTTCTGGTACGGGGTGAGGCTGATCCGGCCGCTGCCGTGCGCTTCGACGACGTCGGCGAGCTGGGCGAGCTGGGTGCCGGAGACCCGCCCCACCACCGGGGTCGCGCCGACGTAGTTTCGGCCGTCCCGCTGGGCGTGCACGCCGATGTGGTCGACCGGCCGCTCCGGCAGGTCCGGGGCCGGGCCGTCCAGCAGCGTCCGGCCGAGGTACTCCTTCTCCAGCACCTCGCGGAACTTGGCCACGCCCCAGTCGGAGACCAGGAACTTCAACCGGGCTCGGTGGCGCAGCCGGCGGTACCCGTAGTCGCGGAAGATGCCGACCACGCCGACCCAGACGTCCGGCACCTCGTTCAGCGGCACCCAGACGCCGAGCCGCTGGGCCAGCATGGGGTTGGTGGAGAGCCCGCCGCCGACCCACACGTCGAAGCCGGGGCCGTGCTCGGGGTGGTCGACGCCGAGGAAGGCGATGTCGTTGGCCTGGTACGGGGTGTCCACCAGCCACGAGATCGACGACTTGAACTTGCGTGGCAGGTTGGAGTACTCCCGGTCGCCGACGTACCGCCGGACGATCTCGTCGATCGCCGGGGTGGCGTCGATCCGCTCGTCCGCGGCCACACCCGCGACCGGGCTGCCCAGCACGATGCGGGGGCAGTCGCCGCACGCCTCGGTGGTCTGCAGGCCGACGGCCTCCAGCCGACGCCAGATCTCGGGCATGTCCTCGACCCGGATCCAGTGGTACTGGATGTTCTGCCGGTCGGTGATGTCGGCGGTGTCGCGGGCGAACTCCCGGGAGATCTCCGCGATGGTGCGCAGCTGCGCCAGGTCGAGCTGGCCGCCGTCCACCCGCACCCGGAGCATGAAGTACTCGTCCTCCAGCTCGTGCGGCTCCAGCACGGCGGTACGTCCGCCGTCGATGCCCGCCTTGCGCTGGGTGTAGAGGCCCCACCAGCGGAACCGACCGCGCAGGTCCGCCGGGTCGATGGAGGCGAAGCCGCCGTGGGCGTAGATGTTCTCGATCCGCTCCCGCACGTTGAGCGGGTTGTCGTCCTTCTTGCTGCGCTCGTTGGGGTTGAGCGGCTCGCGGTATCCGAGCGCCCATTGGCCCTCGCCGCGGGGGCGGCGGGGAGCCCGCGCGGGGCGCGCCGTGGGATCCCCGGGTCGGGCCGGAATCTCGCTGACCGCCATCGCGGCGTCCTCCGTTGTCTGCTGTGCCTCGGCTGGGGTAAGCGGACGCGATCGGCTCCCGGAAAGGGGCCGTGGACGGCGATGTCAGGAACGGCCGGCGCGCCAGGTGCCCGAGGCAGGGTGGTCGGGCGTCGTCAGTAGGCCGGACAGATGGCGCTGCGCACGCGGCCGTAATCAACGTGGCGGCGAGCCACGAAGCGGCGCACGACGGCGGCAGTCATGAACGTCATGTTGCCACACCGGGTATGGGCCGGCCAATGACTGCGTGCCGCATCCCACATCACGGGCGGTCGCTGCCGCCACTCGGAGCGCGATCGTGTGGCAGGCTCGCAATGTGGGGGATTTGTCCGATAGGTCGGTCCCGGTCGCCGGAACCGGCGTCCGGCTCAGCGGCGTACGCCTGCGTGCCCTGCCGGTCTGGCTGCTCCCGGCGGGCCTGACCCTGCTGGTGACGCTGGCCGGGTTGGACTCCGCCCAGCCGTGGCGGGACGAGTTGGCCACCTGGAGCGCCGCCACCCGGCCGGCGGCCGACCTGTTCCGGCTGACCGGCACCATCGACGCCGCCGCCGCGCCCTACTACCTGCTCGTGCACGCCTGGACGGCGGTGGCCGGCGACTCGGTGGCCGCGCTGCGTCTGCCGTCCGCACTGGCCATGGCCGTCGCCGCCGGCCTGACCGCCACGCTCGGTCGACGGCTCTGGGACGCCCGCGTCGGCACCCTCGCCGGGCTGCTGTTCGCGGTCCTGCCCAGCACCTCCCGCTACGGCCAGGAAGCCCGCCCGTACGCGCTGGCCACCGCCCTGGCCGTGCTGAGCACCCTGCTGCTCGTGGACTCGCTGCACCGTCCCGGTCCACGCCGCTGGGCCGGGTACGCCGTGACCACCGCCGCCCTCGGGCTCGCCCACCTGGTCGCCCTCACCCTGCTCGCCGCACACGCCGTCGCCGTACTCACCGCCACACCCCGCACCGCTTCACCGGGCACCACCGCACCGCCCGCCGCCGACCCGGCGTCATCGGACCGGGCGTCGACCCCTGACCCCGGGCCCCGGGCCCCGGGCGACCTCGGGGCCGGTGGGGGGCGGCGGCGGTTCCGGCGACGGGTGGCGTGGGGGTGGGTGGCCGCGTTGGTGCCGGTGTTCGCGGCGGTCACCCCGTTGGCGCTGCGGGCCCGGGGGCAACGGGCCCGGCAACTGGACTGGGTGGACGCGGCGCGGCCCGGGGACCTGGCGGCGCTGCCCGGCGGGGTGGTACAGAGCGGGGTGGTGGGCGGCCTCCTGGTCGGGCTCGCCGCTCTCGGTACGGTCCGGGCCGGTCGGCGGGCGCTGCTGCCGGCCAGTTGCGTGCTGCTGCCCGTGCTGCTGCTCTTCGTCGCCGGGTCCGTCGTCCCGCTCTGGGTTCCCCGCTACCTGGTCTTCGTGGTGCCGTTCGGCTGCCTGCTGGCCGGTGCGGCTCTGCGTACGGTCCGGGCGCCCGGTGCACTCGCCGTGGTGGCCCTGGCCGGGCTGCTCGGTCTGCCGGACCAGGCCGCGTTGCGACGTACCCACGAGTGGCCGCGCAGCGCCACGGTCGACTACGCGGGCGCGGCCCGGATCGTCGCCGACGACCTGCGCCCCGACGACACGGTGGTCTACTCGCCCCGGGAGAGCTGGCTCTTCCTCGACCTGGGGCTGCGCTACCACCTCGGCGAGCGGACGCCCCGGGACGTACTGGCGGTGGCGGACCCGCAGCGCCGGGGCGATCTCTTGGCCACCGAGTGCGACCGGCCGACGGAGTGCCTGGCGGGGGTGGACCGGGTCTGGCTGGTGGTCGCCGGCGGTCCGGACGACCCGCTGGCCGCCGTCCCCGGGGCCAAGGGAGACGCGCTGCGGAGCGGCTACACCGTCACCCGGGTCTGGCCCCGACCCGGCCTCACCGTCGCCCTGCTCACCGCCGACGACCGCTGACCGCCCGCCGGGCGCGGCACCGAGGGCGACCGGCGACACTCCCGGTCGGCCCGGGGCACAGTCGACGCCGGGGCACGCTCAGGCGCCAGGGCACGCTCAGGCGCCAGGGCGTTCCGGGGCGGTGCGGGCCAGCGGGACGATCAGGACCGCCTCGGTGCCGCCCTCGGCGCCGGGCCGCAGCTCGATACTGCCCCGCAGCTCGCCGGTGACCAGGGCGCGGACGATCTGCAGACCGAGCTTCCCGCTGCCGGAGGCGTCGAAGTCGTCCGGCAGCCCCCGACCGTTGTCGGCGACGGTGACGTGCAGCATCTTGCGGGCCCGGTGCGCCGACACCACCACCTCGGGCGCGTCGGCGGTGGGCGGGCCCGGTGGCTCCGGCTCGACACCGACCTCGTCCTCGGCCTCACCGGTCGGCGGGAAGCCGTGCTCGACGGCGTTGAGCAGCAGCTCGTTGAGCACCATCACCATCGAGGTGGCGATCTCGGCCGGCAGCACGCCGAAGCTGCCCGTGCGTCGCATCCCGACGCTCACCTCGGTCGCCGCCACCTCGGTCGCCGCACTGGCCACCCGGTCGACGATCCCGTCGAACTCGACCGCCTCGTCGCTGGACATGGAGAGCGTCTCGTGCACCAACGCGATCGAGGCGACCCGGCGTACCGACTCCTCCAGGGCGACCCGCGCCTCGGGTATGCCGACCCGGCGGGCCTGGAGGCGCAGCAGCGCCGCGACGGTCTGGAGGTTGTTCTTCACCCGGTGGTGGATCTCCCGGATGGTGGCGTCCTTGGTGATCAGGGCGCGGTCCCGGCGGCGCACCTCGGTGATGTCCCGGACCAAGACCAGCGCGCCGATCGGCACACCGGCGGGCATCAGCGGCAGGGCCCGGGTGAGCATGGTCGCGCCCCGCGCGTCGATCTCGCGCCGGGGCGGCGCCTCGCCGCGCAGCGCGGCGAGGATGCCGTTGCCGGCCTCGGTCCCCTCCAGCGGGTCGTTGGCCAGTCGGCGGTGCAGCGCCGCGAGATCCTCGCCCACCAGGTGGGAGGCGTAGCCCAACCGGCGGTACGCGGACTGCGCGTTCGGACTGGCGTAGGTGACCTTGCCCCCGGCGTCCAGCCGGACCAGCCCGTCACCGACCCGGGGCGCCGAGGTGGTCTCGCCGGGGTGCCGGGGCGGCGGGAACGTGCCGTCGGCGATCATCTGCGCCAGGTCGTCGGCAGTGGTCAGGTAGTTCAACTCCAGCTGGCTGGGCGTACGGGCGGTGGACAGGTTGGTGTCCCGCCCCACCACGGCGATCACCTCGTCGGACTCCCCGTCGGCGGCTCGCAGCCGGACCGGGATCGCCTCGTGTCGGGCGGGCACGTCGCCGTACCAGACCGGATCGCCCTCCCGCCAGATCCGGCCCTGTCCGTAGGCGACGTCCAGGTGCGCCACCTCCGGGCCGCCGACGATGCGTCCCACCTGGTCGTCCTGGTACGCGGTGGGCGCGGTGGTCGGGCGGACCTGGGCCACGCAGAGGAAGCTCCCCTCACCGTCCACGGGGACCCAGAGCAGCAGGTCGGCGAAGGACAGGTCGGACAGCAACTGCCAGTCACCGGCGATGCGGTGCAGGTGGTCGATGTCGGCCGGACGCAGACGGGTGTGCTCCTCGGCGAGATCGCGCAGCGTTGACACGCCGACCAGCGTGCCACGCCGAGGGTCACCTCGTCGCGGTGACCTTCTTCAGGCCCCGGGGCGCGTCCGGGTCCTCGCCCCGGGTCAGCGCGAGGGCCAGCGCCAGCCGTTGCAGCGGCAGGATGTCCAGCAGCGGGGCGTAACGCTCGTCGACCTCGGGCACGCCGAGCCGGGTGGCCCCCTCGACCTCGGCGGAGCCGACCACGACCACGTCGGCCCGACGCTCGCCGAGCCGGGGCAGCACCTCGCGCATCGCCTGCCCGCCCGGCCCGGAGCCGACCACGGCCAGCACCGGCACGTCCGGGTCGGTCATCGCGAGGGGGCCGTGCAGCAGGTCGGCGCCGGAGAAGGCCAACGCCGGCAGGTACGACGTCTCCATCAGCTTGAGCGCGGCCTCCCGGGCGGTCGGGTACGCGTACCCCCGGCCGGTGGTGACCAGTTGGCCGGCGAAGCGGTAGCGGGGGGCGAGCTCGGTGGCGGTCGGGTCGGCGAGGGTCCGGGCGGCCAGTGCCGGCAGCGCGGCCAGTGCCCGGCGCTCGTCGTCCGGAAGCGTGCCGTCGCCGGACCGGATCCCCTCGACCAGCAGGAGCAGGGCGAGCAGCTCCGCGGTGTACGTCTTGGTCGCCGCCACCGCCCGCTCGTGTCCGGCGGCGATGTCGACGGAGAGTTCGGCGGTCCCGGCCAGCGGGGAGTCCGGTGCGTTGGTGACCGCGAGGGTGAGTGCGCCGGAGTCCCGGGCGCTCCGGAGCACCTCGGCCAGGTCGGGCGAGCCGCCGCTCTGGCTGACGCCGACGACCAGGGCGTCGGAGAGGTCCGGCCGGGCGCCGAAGAGGGTCACGGCGCTGGGCGAGGCGAGCCCGGCCGGCAGGCCGAGACGGATCTCGGCGAGGTACGCCCCGTAGAGCGCGGCGTGGTCGGAGGTGCCGCGCGCGGTAAACACCACGTGCCGGGGGCGGCGCTCGGCGATGGCGGCGGCGACCCGGGCGATCGGTGCCGCGTACTCGTCGGAGAGCAGTCGCTCGTAACCGGCCGGCTGCTCGTCGATGTCGGCGGCCATGCCGCTTCCTGGGCGCGTCACGCGAACTCCTCCCCTGCGCGGTCCCCGCGCGTTTGATGCTCAGTCTTGCAGGATTCTTCACGTATGAGCAACCGAAC
Above is a window of Verrucosispora sp. NA02020 DNA encoding:
- a CDS encoding nitrite/sulfite reductase, yielding MAVSEIPARPGDPTARPARAPRRPRGEGQWALGYREPLNPNERSKKDDNPLNVRERIENIYAHGGFASIDPADLRGRFRWWGLYTQRKAGIDGGRTAVLEPHELEDEYFMLRVRVDGGQLDLAQLRTIAEISREFARDTADITDRQNIQYHWIRVEDMPEIWRRLEAVGLQTTEACGDCPRIVLGSPVAGVAADERIDATPAIDEIVRRYVGDREYSNLPRKFKSSISWLVDTPYQANDIAFLGVDHPEHGPGFDVWVGGGLSTNPMLAQRLGVWVPLNEVPDVWVGVVGIFRDYGYRRLRHRARLKFLVSDWGVAKFREVLEKEYLGRTLLDGPAPDLPERPVDHIGVHAQRDGRNYVGATPVVGRVSGTQLAQLADVVEAHGSGRISLTPYQKLLVLDVPQERTDSLVTALRGIGLEAHPSSWRRGTMACTGIEYCKLAIVETKARGEELVARLEQRLRDFDTDISIHINGCPNACARTQVADIGLKGQLVTGPDGQQVEGYQVHLGGGLGMAEGQTAGFGRKLRGLKTTADELPEYVERLARRYLDGRTENETFANWVVRADEELLR
- a CDS encoding SIS domain-containing protein, with the protein product MAADIDEQPAGYERLLSDEYAAPIARVAAAIAERRPRHVVFTARGTSDHAALYGAYLAEIRLGLPAGLASPSAVTLFGARPDLSDALVVGVSQSGGSPDLAEVLRSARDSGALTLAVTNAPDSPLAGTAELSVDIAAGHERAVAATKTYTAELLALLLLVEGIRSGDGTLPDDERRALAALPALAARTLADPTATELAPRYRFAGQLVTTGRGYAYPTAREAALKLMETSYLPALAFSGADLLHGPLAMTDPDVPVLAVVGSGPGGQAMREVLPRLGERRADVVVVGSAEVEGATRLGVPEVDERYAPLLDILPLQRLALALALTRGEDPDAPRGLKKVTATR
- a CDS encoding glycosyltransferase family 39 protein, producing MRALPVWLLPAGLTLLVTLAGLDSAQPWRDELATWSAATRPAADLFRLTGTIDAAAAPYYLLVHAWTAVAGDSVAALRLPSALAMAVAAGLTATLGRRLWDARVGTLAGLLFAVLPSTSRYGQEARPYALATALAVLSTLLLVDSLHRPGPRRWAGYAVTTAALGLAHLVALTLLAAHAVAVLTATPRTASPGTTAPPAADPASSDRASTPDPGPRAPGDLGAGGGRRRFRRRVAWGWVAALVPVFAAVTPLALRARGQRARQLDWVDAARPGDLAALPGGVVQSGVVGGLLVGLAALGTVRAGRRALLPASCVLLPVLLLFVAGSVVPLWVPRYLVFVVPFGCLLAGAALRTVRAPGALAVVALAGLLGLPDQAALRRTHEWPRSATVDYAGAARIVADDLRPDDTVVYSPRESWLFLDLGLRYHLGERTPRDVLAVADPQRRGDLLATECDRPTECLAGVDRVWLVVAGGPDDPLAAVPGAKGDALRSGYTVTRVWPRPGLTVALLTADDR
- a CDS encoding PAS domain-containing sensor histidine kinase, whose translation is MSTLRDLAEEHTRLRPADIDHLHRIAGDWQLLSDLSFADLLLWVPVDGEGSFLCVAQVRPTTAPTAYQDDQVGRIVGGPEVAHLDVAYGQGRIWREGDPVWYGDVPARHEAIPVRLRAADGESDEVIAVVGRDTNLSTARTPSQLELNYLTTADDLAQMIADGTFPPPRHPGETTSAPRVGDGLVRLDAGGKVTYASPNAQSAYRRLGYASHLVGEDLAALHRRLANDPLEGTEAGNGILAALRGEAPPRREIDARGATMLTRALPLMPAGVPIGALVLVRDITEVRRRDRALITKDATIREIHHRVKNNLQTVAALLRLQARRVGIPEARVALEESVRRVASIALVHETLSMSSDEAVEFDGIVDRVASAATEVAATEVSVGMRRTGSFGVLPAEIATSMVMVLNELLLNAVEHGFPPTGEAEDEVGVEPEPPGPPTADAPEVVVSAHRARKMLHVTVADNGRGLPDDFDASGSGKLGLQIVRALVTGELRGSIELRPGAEGGTEAVLIVPLARTAPERPGA